The following nucleotide sequence is from Paenibacillus odorifer.
AGATTCCAATTTCATGTTCACCCTGGACACCAAGATCCTTCGCAAGGTACAAGGTCAGGAAGGGTGTAATCATTGTCATTCCAGCATTCACCAAAAATTGCCCGAACCAAAGCACTAAGAGGTTGACCTTCCAGGTCTCCCATTTCTTCATAGTGCTTTCACATCCTTTCAAAGAATTTCAGAGAATATATGATTCACGGAAAAAATGCCATTTTATCAGTATATCATTTTTTGCAGCTTAATGTGTGCAACACATGTCATAGTAATGTCATAGGATTGTCATTCCAAACTCTTCGTATTAGTTGTTACAAGCTTTTAAAAAGGGCATAATAGTAGATATGCCGATTAAAAAAATCTAATAAAATATAATGGAGATCTTATCATGACCTACAATGACACTTTTATCCGCGCCTGTAGAAAGCAGGACACGGAGCACGTTCCCGTATGGTACATGCGGCAGGCCGGCCGTTATGATCCCGAGTACCGTAAAATCAAGGAAAAGTATTCGTTGCTTGAAATCTGCAAGCAGCCTGAGCTGGCGGCAGAAGTAACCATGATGCCCGTTCGCAAGCTGGGTGTGGATGCGGCCATTTTGTATTCCGACATTATGAATCCAGTTGCTTCAATCGGAGTGAAATTCGATATCGTTAAGGATATCGGTCCAGTGATTGAGAATCCGATCCGTAGTGCAGCTGATGTGGAGAGACTAAAACCCATTGATGTGGAGGGTGATCTGAGCCACATTTTGGAAACGATTGCTATTCTCGATAAGGAACTGGACGTTCCTTTGATCACTTTTGCAGGCGCGCCGTTTACAATTGCCAGCTATTTGATCGAAGGTAGACCTTCCAAAGGATATATCCGTACGAAAGAGCTAATGTACAGTGAACCCCGTGTCTGGGAAATGCTGATGGACAAGCTGGGCGATATGATTATCACGTACCTCCGAAGTCATGTGCGGAGTGGAGGAAAGGCCTTCCAATTGTTCGACAGTTGGGTTGGTGCGCTTGCTCCACGCGATTTTGAAACGTATGTGCTGCCGACGGTTTCTCGTATTTTTTCCGAATTATCTGATCTTGATGTACCTAAAATATACTTTCCTGGCGTAAGCTCTGGAGAATTGCTGCCAAGTCTTACGAAGCTTCAAGCAGACGTAATCGGGCTGGATTGGCGAGTTAGCTTGACTGAAGGTCGACGCAGAATAGGCAATAAATTTGCGATTCAAGGAAATCTTGATCCATATTTGCTTACAGCTCCGATGGACCTCTTGAAGGAACGCGCGAAAGCACTGATCGATGAAGGTGTACTTGAGCCAGGTTATATCTTCAATCTGGGCCATGGATTATTCCCGGAGGCCTCATTAGACAAACTTAGAGAATTGACGGAGTATATTCACGCTTATTCTCAGGAAGTATTACAAAAAACGGCTAAGCAACGTTCGTAAAAAATATAAGAATTTATATGTTCCACGCTATTAAATTGTAAAGGGGACGGAATCCGTGACAGTAAAAATAGGTGTTCTCGTCATGTCGTATGGCACTCCTAAGAGCCTAGAAGATGTTAAAGCTTATTACACGCATATTAGACGGGGGAATCCGCCAACAGCGGAGCAGCTTAAAGAGTTAACCGACCGTTATGAAGCAATCGTCGGGGGGGTATTCCCACTGCGGGAGAATACAGACCGGCAAGTAGAAGCTTTACAAGCAGCATTAAATGCGGATAAAGCGGGAGCAGATGTTGAATTTGTCTGCTATCAAGGCTTGAAGCATGCCAGTCCCTTTATTGAGGACGGCGTGGAGGCTATGGCGAAGGATGGCATTACTCAAGCAGTGGGTATTGTTTTGGCGCCACACTATTCCAGTATGAGTGTGGGGAGCTACATCAAGCGTGCACAGGAAAAGGCTGATGCATGCAAGATTGACATGGGTTTTGTAGAGAGTTACCATATGCATCCTGAATTGATCGATGTGTTAAGCCAAAGAGTGTCGGCGAAGCTGGATCAATATATTGAAGCAGGTGCGACCCGTGATGAGATTCGCGTATTATTCAGCGCTCATAGTCTTCCAGAACGTATTCTGGCTATGGGTGATCCATATCGGGATCAACTGCTGGAAACTTCGCAAGCAATTGCAGCTCAGGCAGGCGTAACCAACTGGCAGTTTACTTGGCAAAGTGCTGGTCGCACAGCTGAACCGTGGCTCGGTCCGGATATTCTGGACACGCTGCAACAGCTTAGTAAAGAACAGGTGGAATACGTATTGGTGGCCCCTATCGGATTCGTATCCGATCATTTAGAGGTACTGTACGATCTCGACATAGAGGCAACAGCCGTAGCTTCGGAGCTTGATATGCGTCTTATGCGGATCGACTCACTGAATAGTGATCCCGCATATATGTCTGTATTGAGCGATGTAATTCGTAAACGACTGGAGCAGATGAAGGCCGCTCAATCATGATTGGCCCCACAAGAAAAATTGTTATCATAGGCGGAGGGCTGAGTGGACTCAGCGCCGCCTTTTATATTCGTAAATTTTATAAAGAAGCGGGTATTAAGCCTGATATAGTCTTGCTTGAGAAAGAGAAAAACCTCGGTGGAAAGATTGAAACCTTACATCGCGATGGTTTTGTGATTGAAAAGGGACCAGATTCATTTCTAGCGGAAAGGGCGGAGATGTGCGAGCTGGCTAAGGAATTGGAATTGGATCACGAGCTGGTATCCTCCAACCTTCTTGCTAAGAAGCGATATATCTTGCAGCGGGACAAGCTTAATCCTCTGCCAACCGGTCTTGTACTCGGTATCCCTACCGAACTGAAACCTTTTTTATCAAGTGGGTTAGTTTCGTTTGGGGGCAAAATACGTGCGATGATGGATTTTATTCTTCCTCCGCGGCGTAATGATGAGGACGAATCGCTTGGTGAGCTTATTGCGCGACGTCTAGGATCTGAAGTGCTGGAGAATTTAACTGAGCCACTCCTCTCTGGCATGTACGGCGGAGATATACAAAAGATTAGCCTGCAAGCTACATTTCCGCAATTTGGAGAATTAGAGCAGCAGTATGGGAGCCTTATTCGTGGAATGCGCACAGGGCGAAAGAATAAAAAGGCACAGGAAGGTACTACACAGAGTACCTTCCTCACGTTCCGCAAAGGGCTGCAAAGTCTCGTGCATAGTCTGATTTATGAGCTGCATGATGTAGAACAACGGACGGAGTCTAACGTAGTTTCTATTCAGGCTGCTGGGAGTCCTTCAATCTATGAGGTAGAGCTGGAGAATGGCGAACGGTTGCTTGCGGATGATGTATATATCACTGCGCCTAATTTTTCGGCTGCTGACTTACTTCGTCCCCATATGGATGTTACAGCGCTGGAAGCGGTGGATTATGTTTCAGTAGCGAATCTAGTCATGGCTTTTAACAAAAAGGATATTGTTAACGAATATGATGGATCGGGTTTTTTTGTGCCTCGTAAAGAAGGGCGAAATATTACTGCCTGCACATGGACATCTACGAAATGGCCGCATACGGCTCCTGATGATAAGGTGCTTTTACGCTGTTATGTGGGTCGTTCTGATGATGAACAGAATGTTCAGCTGCCTGATGAGGCTTTGACGGAGCTTGTACTTAAAGATTTGCGAGAGATCATGGGCATTACTGCGAATCCAATATTTACGGAAATCACCCGCTTAGAGCATTCCATGCCGCAGTATCCTATAGGACATCTTGATAATATTACCGAATTCCGCAAAGAATTAGCAGCTTCGCTTCCGGGTGTGTATGTCATTGGCGCCGGATTTAATGGCATAGCAATGCCGGATTGCATCAAGCAGTCCAAGCTTATTGCGGAAAGCGTTGCTAAACAGCTAATGAATGAAATGTGAGTACGATGACTAAATAAAACAGTGAAGCGAAGCATGAGGCGCTTCACTGTTTTTCTTTAGTTAGTAAAATTTTCTATTTCTATCGACTCTCTTATTTGTAGGGTGCTGTGATAGATATGCTATAATAAAAACAATTTGAGAGTAGAGGAGATCACAGAAACCATGTATCCGCCGCGATCGCGTTCTAGACAAAAGAACAAACATAAGAGCAAACGCAAGCGCAGAACGGCCTGGGCTTGGATCAATGCAGGTCTTCTTTTGATGATTACCGTGTTATTGACTTATAGCTTTACGAATGACCCTGGCAAGAAAAGCGCCTCACCGCCTCCGGTAGCAGAAGCGACAGCTACGCCTATACCAGAGAGTAGTGATCAGCCTCAGACAGCACCTCCGGTGGTTGCAGTTGCAACGCCTGAAGCTACAGAGATGCCAAGCCCTTCTCCTACGGCAACTCCAGAGCCAACGCCTACACCGCAGGAGAAGCCCGAAGAGATCATTGAAACACAAGCTCCTGAAGCGACAGCGACCCCTGCGAAGGATGAGGACAGCTCGGAAGCAGCAAATAATGATCCAGTGTCTGGTCTGCCGTCAGATGATAACGCGTCTGGTAAGACGGTGACTTTGAATTTTGGTGGAGATGTTATATTTTCCGGGAAAGCTGGAGAACTGCTGGAGAAGAAAGGTTATGATTATTCGTATGCCGCATTGGAGGGTCTGTTCAAGAAAGATGATCTTACGATCTTGAATCTGGAAACTCCAGTGACCACAGGTGGCGTAAGTGCCACTAATAAGCAATTTGTATTCAAAGGATCACCACTCGCTCTGGATGCGCTTAAGTCAGCTGGTGTGGACGCAGTAAATATGGCGAATAATCACACGCTTGATCAAGGAGAGCAAGGCTTGCGGGATACCCTTAACCACCTTGCTGAAAGAGGAATTCCTTATGTGGGTGCGGGGCTTAACAGTAAAGAAGCATATTCGGCGCAATATTTTGAACGTAAGGGCATTAAGATCGCTTTGCTGGGATTCACCCGGGTGATTCCTGCGTCGGATTGGATGGCAGGAAAAAATAAGCCGGGACTTGCCTCCGTATACGATAGTGCAGAAGGACTGAAGGCTATTGCTGCAGCCAAAAAGAAAGCCGATTTGGTGGTCGTAGTTGTCCATTGGGGTAAAGAACGGGTAGAACAATATGATAAAACGCAACAGTCGCTGGGCCATAGCTTTATCGATGCAGGAGCCGATCTTGTCATTGGCGGCCATCCACACGTGCTACAAGGCGTGGAGCCATATAAGGGCAAATGGATTGCCTACAGCACCGGGAATTTTATTTTTACGAGATCTACAGTGCCTGCCACTTGGGAAACTGCGGTTTTTCAGGCGGAATGTAGTGTAAAAGGTCAATGTTCCCTAAAGCTGAAGCCTATGAAAGCCGAGCTAGCACAGCCTGTACCGATGAACGAAGTGGATGGACAACTTTTGTTAAAAAGAGTAGAAGCTCTATCCGCAGGACGGGTAAAGATCGGCAGCGACGGTAAAGTCACTCAAGTTACCAAATAGGGTTCCTGGGAGGTCCTTATGATGAACAATTTGTGTGTAGCCCATCGAGGGTTTTCCGGTAAAGCTCCAGAGAATACATTGGCAGCCATTCGGATGGCGATTGCCATGCCCTATGTGCACTGGATGGAAATTGATGTCCAGCTCTCCAAAGACGGCGTTCCTGTTGTCATTCATGATTATACGTTGGACCGGACGACCAATGGTCATGGCAAGGTGAAGAACATGGACTGGGAATATATCCGGCGTCTGGATGCGGGGAGCTGGAAAGGGCGTTCTTTTCAGGGCGAGCGGGTGCCTTCTTTGGAAGAGGTGCTGTCACTAGCCTCCGGAAGATTGCGTCTGAATATTGAACTGAAAACAGTGGGAGATATGTATCCTGGCATTGAGAAGACGGTGACGGATCTTATTTCTGCAAAAGGTATGCGGGACGACGTGATCTTGACCTCTTTTGATACTGGAGCATTAAAAAAAGTCAAGGAAATTGATTCCCGTTTTCGCACCGGATTGATCTTTGATTCCAGATTTGGCAATCCTGCACGCAGGCTGCATGAACTGGATTGCTCTTTACTTTCGATTAGCTTCTCGCGTCTGAATCCTAGACTGGCCAAGCTTTTGTCCGAGCGAGGGGTGGAAATTATGGCTTGGACTGTGAACAAAGCGAAAGAGATGCGTCGCTTAGCCGACATGCATTCTGATATAATGATCTGTACAAACCGCCCGGATATATGGGGCGACACCTTTCTGAAGGTATAAATAATCCAAATCGATGGGAAAGAGAGCTGACTGTTTATGTGCGCTGCTGTTAATAATCTTTATTGTGTTGGACGCAACTACAAGCTACACGCGGAGGAATTGGGTAACAATGTGCCAGTGGAGCCGCTCATTTTCATGAAGCCCTCACATGCGGCTGTTTCCCTCGATAAAGCAGTAATTAAGCTGCCAAAGGATGCGGGTCAGATTCATTATGAAGGTGAACTTGTACTGCGTATTGCACGTGATTATACACCAGGCATGAGCGTGGAGGATCTGGTAGATGTAATGGCACTGGGACTGGATTTCACGCTGCGTGATGTGCATAATGATCTGCAGAAGAAAGGTTTGCCATGGACGCCAGCTAAAGGCTTTAAAAATGCCGCACCACTCACCCCTTACATAGCGTTTCCAGATAAGGAAGAGCTGGAGGGAACTGATTTTACAGTGGTGAAAAATGGGGTGGAAGTACAACGCGGCAATGTTAAAAACATGATTTTTTCACTTCAAAAAATTGTTGATTTTATCGCCGAGCGCTACGGGTTAGGGAAAGACGATGTGATATTTACAGGTACTCCGGCAGGCGTGGGTCCTACTGTAGCTGGAGACGCTTTCGAGCTGTACTGGGGCGACAAGCTGATGGGGACTTGCCTGATCGGTTAATAGATCTGTTGGAGATGAATCTATGCAGTGGGTTATTGGCGCTTTAGGCGCTTTGATTGTTGCGGGAGCGGCATATTGGAAGCAGTCTTTAAGTCTCTCTGGCATGATTGCCGCGGTAGTGATGGGCACTATTTATTTTGGTGCCGGAAATGCTTTTTGGTTTGGGATATTGCTGATCTTCTTCATCACTTCAAGCCTGCTGTCCAAACTTCATCATGATAATAAAGCAGAATTAGAGCTGACGTATGCTAAGACGGGCCGCCGCGATGCCGGGCAGGTCTTTGCTAACGGTGGACTTGGCATGGTTCTGGTTCTCCTGAATGCGATCTTCCCGCAGGAGCTGTGGGGGTTCCTATTTATTGGTGTAATGGCTACAGTAACCTCGGATACATGGGCTACGGAGATCGGAACACTGAGCAAGAAACCGCCTCGTTCTGTCCTTACGGGTAAAGTTCTTGCTGCCGGAGCTTCGGGAGGTGTATCCAGCTTGGGTACGCTGGCGGCAGCAGCAGGAGGCGCACTCATCGGTGCGTCAGCTTGGCTGCTGCGAATGATATCCGGCATGCCGGATCACTCTTTCGTGCTGCTTACCCTAGCAGGACTTGCCGGAGGACTAGTCGGCGCCTTTGCCGACTCTATCCTTGGTGCAACCGTGCAGCAGATGAACCGCTGTACCGTATGCGGCCGCGAAGTGGAAGGCTCACAGCATTGTGGGGCTCCAGCTGTACACGCAAGAGGCTTGAAGTGGATGAGCAATGATGCAGTCAATGCCATCAGCTCTATCCTCGGCGGTGCAGCTGCCTTACTGCTGAGCATGATCATTTAGCATTTGAATTTAAGCTTTGAACGGGAGGGACCGATGAGTAGCGCATTCAATCAAAAACATACTGCTATTCTGGATGCCGCATACGAGCTCTTCGGTTCAGGTGGATTTTACGAAACGAAGATGTCGGAAGTGGCGGAGCAAGCCGGGATAGCAAAGGGCACCGTTTATTTATACTTCAAGAGCAAGGAAGATTTATTCATGGCAGTGACGCGCCGCGATTGTGAGGGATTTCTCCTGCAATTACAGGAAAGGCTGAAGGCTAGTGATACTTTAGCCGGTAAACTGTCGATCATTGCTAAACATCACCTGAATTATTATTATGAACGCAAGCGGCATACGAAGCTTTTTTTCCGTGCCCCTAACAATAATCCTGAATTAGTGGCATATATGACACAATTTATGGAGCAATACATGCAAGATGTGGTCAAGGTATTATTAGAAGGTGGAGCATCCGAGCCGGAGCTTATGGCACAGTCCTACATAGGGATGCTGGATCGTTTGAAGATGGATATTTTATTTGATCCGTCATTTACGGAGGAGGACGCGTATAAACGCGCTGATTTCGCTGCTGGTCTTTTTATTAGAGGGGCCATGATCACCTGAATTTTGGATAGGATGATAGACCGGATAAATAGCATTGGTTAGATGCGGCCGGTTTTATGAAAATATAAGGCAAGCGAGGAAATAGCATGAATATTATGACCGTGGAACATCTTTCCAAGAGTTATGGCGAGAAAGTACTCTTTAGCGACGCTTCATTTGGTATGGACGATCGGGATAAAATTGGCTTGATCGGTGTGAATGGAACGGGTAAATCAACCTTTTTACGGATTATTGCCGGTCTGGATACTCCGGATGGTGGGCAAATTGCCATCGGGAATAATGTAAGAGTACAATATTTGGCGCAGAATCCTCCTTATGATCCTATGAATACAGTTTTGCAGCAAGTGTTCGCCGGGGATGATCCAGACCTTGCTACCATGCGTGAGTATATGGAGACTATGTCTCTACTTGAACAGCAGCCTGGTAATGCTGAACTGGAAGGAAAACTAGTAAAGATTGGGCAGGCGATCGACGCTGCGGGAACATGGCATTTGGAGAGTGAAGCCAAAAGTGTGCTTACCAAGCTAGGCATCTTAAAGTTTGATGCGCTAATGGACACACTTTCTGGTGGACAACGTAAACGTGTAGCTCTGGCAGCTGCACTGATTACCCCCTCTGAACTGCTGATTCTTGATGAGCCTACCAACCATATTGATACGGATTCCGTGGCTTGGCTGGAGCAATATTTGCAGAAACGGCGCGGCGCTCTTTTGATGGTGACGCATGATCGTTACTTCCTGGAGCGTGTGGCTAGTGTCATGCTAGAGCTAGATGGTGGCCAGCTTTATCGTTATGAAGCTAACTATTCACGGTTTCTAGAGCTTAAAGCCGATCGCGAAGAACGAGAAGCCTCTGCCGAACAGAAGCGTAAGAACCTGCTGCGTACAGAGCTGGCTTGGATTCGTCGCGGTGCCAAAGCCCGTTCAACAAAACAGAAGGCAAGAATCGACCGCTTCGAAAAGCTGAAAGAGAGTACAGGAAGCAGCTCGAACGGTTCATTGGATATTTCTGTGGCTTCTACACGTTTAGGTCGCAAGATCATTGAAATTAATGACCTGTCGAAAGCG
It contains:
- a CDS encoding DUF92 domain-containing protein, producing the protein MQWVIGALGALIVAGAAYWKQSLSLSGMIAAVVMGTIYFGAGNAFWFGILLIFFITSSLLSKLHHDNKAELELTYAKTGRRDAGQVFANGGLGMVLVLLNAIFPQELWGFLFIGVMATVTSDTWATEIGTLSKKPPRSVLTGKVLAAGASGGVSSLGTLAAAAGGALIGASAWLLRMISGMPDHSFVLLTLAGLAGGLVGAFADSILGATVQQMNRCTVCGREVEGSQHCGAPAVHARGLKWMSNDAVNAISSILGGAAALLLSMII
- a CDS encoding ABC-F family ATP-binding cassette domain-containing protein, which codes for MNIMTVEHLSKSYGEKVLFSDASFGMDDRDKIGLIGVNGTGKSTFLRIIAGLDTPDGGQIAIGNNVRVQYLAQNPPYDPMNTVLQQVFAGDDPDLATMREYMETMSLLEQQPGNAELEGKLVKIGQAIDAAGTWHLESEAKSVLTKLGILKFDALMDTLSGGQRKRVALAAALITPSELLILDEPTNHIDTDSVAWLEQYLQKRRGALLMVTHDRYFLERVASVMLELDGGQLYRYEANYSRFLELKADREEREASAEQKRKNLLRTELAWIRRGAKARSTKQKARIDRFEKLKESTGSSSNGSLDISVASTRLGRKIIEINDLSKALDGRQLIKDLSYIAVPQDRVGIVGPNGSGKSTLLNMIAGQLQPDKGEVQLGATVKLGYFTQEHQDMDDSMRAIEYVKEEAEVIRTADGSVITAGQMLERFLFPPAMQWTPISKLSGGEKRRLYLLRVLMGAPNVLLLDEPTNDLDIGTLAVLEDYLDEFPGVVFTVSHDRYFLDRTIDKLIAFENGDIRIHVGDYTEYEEWLAKNVPSRIGESNKEDGSSKRKEAADTGSNPASSTAPKTKLKFSFKEQREYEGIDEQIELAEQRLTDISVQMEAAFADSGRLQELVEEQRLAEAELERLMERWTYLNELAEKIAGKA
- a CDS encoding TetR/AcrR family transcriptional regulator; the encoded protein is MSSAFNQKHTAILDAAYELFGSGGFYETKMSEVAEQAGIAKGTVYLYFKSKEDLFMAVTRRDCEGFLLQLQERLKASDTLAGKLSIIAKHHLNYYYERKRHTKLFFRAPNNNPELVAYMTQFMEQYMQDVVKVLLEGGASEPELMAQSYIGMLDRLKMDILFDPSFTEEDAYKRADFAAGLFIRGAMIT
- a CDS encoding CapA family protein; protein product: MYPPRSRSRQKNKHKSKRKRRTAWAWINAGLLLMITVLLTYSFTNDPGKKSASPPPVAEATATPIPESSDQPQTAPPVVAVATPEATEMPSPSPTATPEPTPTPQEKPEEIIETQAPEATATPAKDEDSSEAANNDPVSGLPSDDNASGKTVTLNFGGDVIFSGKAGELLEKKGYDYSYAALEGLFKKDDLTILNLETPVTTGGVSATNKQFVFKGSPLALDALKSAGVDAVNMANNHTLDQGEQGLRDTLNHLAERGIPYVGAGLNSKEAYSAQYFERKGIKIALLGFTRVIPASDWMAGKNKPGLASVYDSAEGLKAIAAAKKKADLVVVVVHWGKERVEQYDKTQQSLGHSFIDAGADLVIGGHPHVLQGVEPYKGKWIAYSTGNFIFTRSTVPATWETAVFQAECSVKGQCSLKLKPMKAELAQPVPMNEVDGQLLLKRVEALSAGRVKIGSDGKVTQVTK
- a CDS encoding glycerophosphodiester phosphodiesterase, translated to MNNLCVAHRGFSGKAPENTLAAIRMAIAMPYVHWMEIDVQLSKDGVPVVIHDYTLDRTTNGHGKVKNMDWEYIRRLDAGSWKGRSFQGERVPSLEEVLSLASGRLRLNIELKTVGDMYPGIEKTVTDLISAKGMRDDVILTSFDTGALKKVKEIDSRFRTGLIFDSRFGNPARRLHELDCSLLSISFSRLNPRLAKLLSERGVEIMAWTVNKAKEMRRLADMHSDIMICTNRPDIWGDTFLKV
- the hemG gene encoding protoporphyrinogen oxidase → MIGPTRKIVIIGGGLSGLSAAFYIRKFYKEAGIKPDIVLLEKEKNLGGKIETLHRDGFVIEKGPDSFLAERAEMCELAKELELDHELVSSNLLAKKRYILQRDKLNPLPTGLVLGIPTELKPFLSSGLVSFGGKIRAMMDFILPPRRNDEDESLGELIARRLGSEVLENLTEPLLSGMYGGDIQKISLQATFPQFGELEQQYGSLIRGMRTGRKNKKAQEGTTQSTFLTFRKGLQSLVHSLIYELHDVEQRTESNVVSIQAAGSPSIYEVELENGERLLADDVYITAPNFSAADLLRPHMDVTALEAVDYVSVANLVMAFNKKDIVNEYDGSGFFVPRKEGRNITACTWTSTKWPHTAPDDKVLLRCYVGRSDDEQNVQLPDEALTELVLKDLREIMGITANPIFTEITRLEHSMPQYPIGHLDNITEFRKELAASLPGVYVIGAGFNGIAMPDCIKQSKLIAESVAKQLMNEM
- a CDS encoding fumarylacetoacetate hydrolase family protein, encoding MCAAVNNLYCVGRNYKLHAEELGNNVPVEPLIFMKPSHAAVSLDKAVIKLPKDAGQIHYEGELVLRIARDYTPGMSVEDLVDVMALGLDFTLRDVHNDLQKKGLPWTPAKGFKNAAPLTPYIAFPDKEELEGTDFTVVKNGVEVQRGNVKNMIFSLQKIVDFIAERYGLGKDDVIFTGTPAGVGPTVAGDAFELYWGDKLMGTCLIG
- the hemE gene encoding uroporphyrinogen decarboxylase — encoded protein: MTYNDTFIRACRKQDTEHVPVWYMRQAGRYDPEYRKIKEKYSLLEICKQPELAAEVTMMPVRKLGVDAAILYSDIMNPVASIGVKFDIVKDIGPVIENPIRSAADVERLKPIDVEGDLSHILETIAILDKELDVPLITFAGAPFTIASYLIEGRPSKGYIRTKELMYSEPRVWEMLMDKLGDMIITYLRSHVRSGGKAFQLFDSWVGALAPRDFETYVLPTVSRIFSELSDLDVPKIYFPGVSSGELLPSLTKLQADVIGLDWRVSLTEGRRRIGNKFAIQGNLDPYLLTAPMDLLKERAKALIDEGVLEPGYIFNLGHGLFPEASLDKLRELTEYIHAYSQEVLQKTAKQRS
- the hemH gene encoding ferrochelatase, coding for MTVKIGVLVMSYGTPKSLEDVKAYYTHIRRGNPPTAEQLKELTDRYEAIVGGVFPLRENTDRQVEALQAALNADKAGADVEFVCYQGLKHASPFIEDGVEAMAKDGITQAVGIVLAPHYSSMSVGSYIKRAQEKADACKIDMGFVESYHMHPELIDVLSQRVSAKLDQYIEAGATRDEIRVLFSAHSLPERILAMGDPYRDQLLETSQAIAAQAGVTNWQFTWQSAGRTAEPWLGPDILDTLQQLSKEQVEYVLVAPIGFVSDHLEVLYDLDIEATAVASELDMRLMRIDSLNSDPAYMSVLSDVIRKRLEQMKAAQS